The genomic DNA GACCCTCGTCTTGAGGGAGGCGAGCATCTCCCCCGCCTCCACCCGGGTGACCGGGGCGATCTTGAAGACGACGTCCTGGAGCACCTCGACGTAGATGCCGCCGAGCCCGAACATCACCAGGTGCCCCAGCCCCCTTTCGGCGGCGGCCCCGACGATCAGCTCGCGGCCTCCGGGGAGGAACTTCTGGACGAGGAACCCGAGCTCGCCGTGCGAACCCAGGCACCGCTGCATCCCTTCTACCGCGGAGCGGACCGCGGCGGCGTCCCGCAGGTTCACGGCGACCCCGCCCATGTCGCTCTTGTGGTCGATCTTCTCCGAGTCGACCTTGACCACGACGGGATAACCGATCGCGTCCGCTGCGGCCGCTGCCTCCGCGGCGGTCCGGGCCACCTTCCAGCCGGCGACCGGGATCCCGTAGGCATCGAAGATCGTGTAGACGTCGGCGGCGGAGAGGATGGAGCGTCCGGCCTCCCGCGCCCCCTCGACGACCGACCGGGCCTTCGCGGCATCCAGTCCGGGCAACGGTTCGGGCCGGCCGATGTCGCGCTGCCGGAGCCGTCCGTACCGGGTCAGGGCGCCCAGCGCCCGCGCGGCGGCGGTGGGGGTGGCATAGAAGGGGATCCCCCCTTCCTTGAGGATCCGCATGGTGGTCCGGTAGCGCTCCTGGGTGAGATCGGTCATGAAGTTGCAGACGACCGGCTTTTTCCCCCTGCGGGCCGCCTCGACGATCTGCCGGGCCACCTCGTGGGTGTCGGTGAAGGGGGCGGTGACGAAGTTGATGAAGATGCTGTCCACCCCCTGCTCCTCCTGGAGCACCTCCATGGCGGCGCGGAACTGGTCGCCGCCGGCGGTGGCCACCACGTCGATCGGGTTCTCGAGGGCGGCCTGCGGAAGCTGGGTTTCCTTCAGCCTCGCGATCGACGCCTCGGAGAGGGTCGGCACCTCGAGCCCCGCGGCCACCAGGACGTCGGTGGCGATCACGGCCGGCCCGCCGGTGTTCGTGATGATCCCGACCCGGTTTCCCGCCGGGATCGGCTGGGTGGCGAAGGCCTTGGCCGCCCGCACCATCTCCTCCTCGTCCTGGAAGGAGAGGATGCCGGTCTTTTCGAA from Deltaproteobacteria bacterium GWC2_65_14 includes the following:
- a CDS encoding CoA-binding protein, producing MLDALFRPKAVAIIGASTKELSIGNVIIRNLQTYGYRGKIYPINPTAPDVRGIRAFKSLEEIPGEIDVAHIIIPARIVPQAIEECGKKGVKAVIINSAGFSEMGEEGAKLQEAFLANARKYNVRVFGPNCQGIINTDPSLKAYCNFTFTYPEPGSISVVALSGGVGALIMQALFDEGIGMRMYASNGNACDLSIPEILRYWADDPGCKAILLYTEGFSDPLEFLETAREVTAKKPVLAMKAGRTEQGAKAASSHTGSMAGVDIATELIFEKTGILSFQDEEEMVRAAKAFATQPIPAGNRVGIITNTGGPAVIATDVLVAAGLEVPTLSEASIARLKETQLPQAALENPIDVVATAGGDQFRAAMEVLQEEQGVDSIFINFVTAPFTDTHEVARQIVEAARRGKKPVVCNFMTDLTQERYRTTMRILKEGGIPFYATPTAAARALGALTRYGRLRQRDIGRPEPLPGLDAAKARSVVEGAREAGRSILSAADVYTIFDAYGIPVAGWKVARTAAEAAAAADAIGYPVVVKVDSEKIDHKSDMGGVAVNLRDAAAVRSAVEGMQRCLGSHGELGFLVQKFLPGGRELIVGAAAERGLGHLVMFGLGGIYVEVLQDVVFKIAPVTRVEAGEMLASLKTRVLLDGVRGQQGVDKEKVVDLILRVSALLSDLPMIQEMDLNPVMAFENAVAAVDGRIRI